One Kwoniella dejecticola CBS 10117 chromosome 11, complete sequence DNA segment encodes these proteins:
- a CDS encoding inorganic pyrophosphatase, whose amino-acid sequence MSEYQTRIIGAANTLEHRVFLEKEGKVVSPFHDIPLFADESKTVLNMVVEVPRWTNAKMEISKEEAFNPIKQDIKKGKLRYVRNCFPHHGYIWNYGAFPQTWEDPNVKHPETGANGDNDPLDVCEIGEAVGHVGQVKQVKVLGIMALLDEGETDWKVLVVDVNDPLAPRLNDIEDVERHLPGLIRATNEWFRIYKIPDGKPENVFAFSGEAKSKKYAVEIIHECHEAWRKLVHGETAASSDAYNLSIHNTTVKGSKGVVSTSDSVYTSLPADSRKPAGPIDPSIDKSFFISSASA is encoded by the exons ATGTCCGAATACCAAACTAGAATCATTGGC GCTGCCAACACCCTCG AACACCGAGTCTTCCTTGAGAAAGAGGGCAAGGTCGTTTCCCCTTTCCA TGATatccctctcttcgccgATGAGTCCAAGACCGTCCTCAACA TGGTCGTCGAGGTACCAAGATGGACCAACGCCAAGATGGAGATCTCCAAGGAGGAAGCTTTCAACCCTATCAAGCAAG acatcaagaagggtaaacTCCGATACGTTCGAAACTGTTTCCCCCACCACGGATACATCTGGAACTACGGTGCCTTCCCCCAGACATGGGAAGACCCCAACGTCAAGCACCCCGAGACTGGCGCTAACGGAGACAATGATCCCCTTGATGTCTGTGAGATCGGTGAAGCTGTTGGACACGTCGGACAAGTCAAACAAGTCAAAGTCCTCGGTATCATGGCTCTCCTCGACGAGGGAGAGACCGACTGGAAAGTCCTTGTAGTTGATGTGAACGACCCGTTGGCCCCTCGACTCAACGATattgaggatgtcgagagACACCTCCCCGGCTTGATCAGAGCGACTAATGAATGGTTCAGAATCTACAAAATCCCTGATGGAAAGCCCGAG AACGTCTTTGCTTTCTCCGGAGAGGCCAAATCCAAGAAATACGCCGTGGAGATCATCCACGAGTGCCACGAAGCTTGGAGAAAGTTGGTCCACGGCGAGACCGCCGCTTCGAGCGACGCATACAACTTGTCCAT CCACAACACCACCGTCAAGGGATCCAAGGGAGTCGTCTCGACCTCAGACAGCGTCTACACCTCTCTCCCTGCTGATTCCAGGAAACCTGCCGGTCCTATCGATCCATCCA TCGACaagagcttcttcatctcctccgc